In one window of Lewinella sp. 4G2 DNA:
- a CDS encoding GH3 auxin-responsive promoter family protein translates to MAFYGQLIKTILEAKHALLPHEPSDPTAAQEDQLRDLLDTAKDTAFGKYYNFAGLLEKEDVRKAYRKAVPIFDYHKMNASWWKQQRRNPDITWPGSPDFFALSSGTTGKKSKRIPVTDEMLACTQRVGRAQAECLANFELPADLFEKDILMLTSSADLDEKDGWQEGEISGINVSNMPDFMEAVYKPGIEIAQIDNWDERVQRIAEEAPNWDVGALAGIPSWIVMMLRKVIEVNKLNNIHEIWPSLQIYTTGGVAFEPYRKSFEALLDHPIIIMDTYLASEGFFAFNARPGTMAMELALDHGMYFEFIPHDETGFDATGQLLDKPKVVDYRDVEENKDYALLISTPAGAWRYMIGDTIKFTNKEKMEIVITGRTKYWLNVVGSQLSEEKLNAAVAALNEQTDSEIKEFTVGAVPTEDGNDYYHQWILGVNKEGLAADRARDILDEHLQSVNKNYKVAREKALKGVRVKVTAANKLYDFLEQKKNKKGGQIKFPKVMTADDLEQLLDFLD, encoded by the coding sequence ATGGCTTTTTACGGACAACTCATCAAAACCATCCTGGAAGCGAAGCACGCTTTGCTGCCCCACGAACCGTCGGACCCCACGGCGGCGCAGGAGGACCAGCTGCGGGACTTGCTCGATACAGCCAAGGACACCGCGTTCGGCAAGTACTACAACTTCGCGGGATTGCTGGAAAAAGAGGACGTGCGCAAGGCCTACCGCAAAGCCGTGCCGATCTTTGACTACCACAAGATGAACGCCTCGTGGTGGAAGCAGCAGCGCCGTAACCCGGACATCACCTGGCCCGGCAGCCCCGACTTTTTTGCCCTCAGCAGTGGCACGACGGGGAAGAAGAGTAAGCGGATACCCGTCACCGACGAGATGCTGGCTTGCACCCAACGCGTAGGCCGCGCCCAGGCGGAGTGCCTCGCTAATTTTGAACTACCGGCGGACCTATTTGAGAAGGACATCCTGATGCTCACCAGCTCGGCCGACCTCGACGAGAAGGACGGCTGGCAGGAAGGGGAGATCAGCGGCATCAACGTGAGTAACATGCCGGACTTCATGGAGGCCGTCTACAAACCCGGTATCGAGATCGCTCAGATTGATAACTGGGACGAGCGGGTGCAACGCATCGCCGAAGAGGCACCGAACTGGGACGTTGGCGCCCTCGCCGGCATCCCCAGTTGGATCGTGATGATGTTGCGCAAGGTGATCGAAGTCAATAAGCTGAACAACATCCACGAAATTTGGCCCAGCCTGCAGATCTACACGACGGGCGGCGTGGCCTTCGAACCCTACCGCAAGAGTTTTGAAGCGCTGCTGGACCATCCGATCATCATCATGGATACCTACCTGGCCAGCGAAGGCTTCTTCGCCTTCAACGCCCGCCCGGGCACCATGGCGATGGAACTTGCCCTCGACCACGGGATGTACTTCGAGTTCATCCCCCACGACGAAACGGGCTTCGACGCCACCGGCCAGCTGCTGGACAAACCTAAAGTGGTCGACTACCGCGACGTGGAAGAAAACAAGGACTACGCCCTGCTCATCTCCACCCCCGCCGGCGCCTGGCGCTACATGATCGGCGATACGATCAAGTTTACGAATAAGGAAAAGATGGAGATCGTCATCACCGGCCGGACGAAGTACTGGCTCAACGTGGTCGGCTCCCAGCTCAGCGAAGAGAAACTCAACGCCGCCGTCGCCGCCCTCAACGAACAGACCGACAGTGAGATCAAGGAATTCACCGTCGGCGCCGTCCCTACCGAGGACGGAAACGACTACTACCACCAGTGGATCCTCGGCGTCAATAAGGAAGGCCTCGCTGCCGACCGGGCCCGGGACATCCTGGACGAGCACCTGCAATCCGTCAACAAGAACTACAAAGTGGCGCGGGAAAAGGCACTGAAGGGCGTCCGCGTCAAGGTCACCGCCGCCAATAAACTCTACGATTTCCTCGAGCAAAAGAAGAACAAGAAGGGCGGGCAGATCAAGTTCCCGAAGGTGATGACGGCGGATGACCTGGAGCAGTTGCTGGACTTCCTGGACTGA
- a CDS encoding 2-oxoglutarate dehydrogenase E1 component produces the protein MSNFSHIANAHPSYIENLYQTFLQDATAVDETWRDFFLGFDYASGHQNGSASGNKMPVAADGSIDWEHVAKEIKVFALIKAYRTRGHMDASIDPINEFDDPDAILDLQDFGLAESDLEVEFLAAKQLFFEGKAPLKDIIAKLNEVYLGSIGFEFDHIFLRAKRRWLRTRIEQHQPNKAYSLDGEDKKHILSRLNDAVGFEDFLKTKYVAQKRFGLEGGEAAIVGLDTIIDQASIEGVEEVVIGMAHRGRLNVLANIMGKSYESIFQEFEGVTPDDVKGDGDVKYHMGYSSIRGTRAGKEVNVKLAPNPSHLEAVGPVVEGFARAKADELYDNDYDKILPILIHGDAAVAGQGVVFETAQMSELDAYTTGGTIHYIINNQIGFTTDQEDARTSIYASGVASVVQAPVFHVNGDDPEAVMFVSRMAVEYRNEFNSDVFIDMLCYRKHGHNEGDDPGYTQPGMYQKVKKHSDVRKLYIQQLVERGDLEKAEALQMGKDFKARLQGIFDKVKKQELPYKYQPPEEAWRALNSDHWKMSEFEQSPETGVAKDRIESVLQHLVSLPDDFTPVNKVDRLFKSYNKSIEENKLDWALGELTAYATLLLEGKDVRMTGQDVRRGTFSHRHAVLVSKDGETTYNRLDGMNEDQGKMRIFNSLLSEFAVLGFEYGYATADPNNLVVWEAQFGDFANGAMTIFDQFVSSGESKWARMNGLTVLLPHGYEGQGPEHSSARLERFLQLCAEYNMVVTNITMPANFFHALRRQLAWDFRKPMINMSPKSGLRHPMAVSQVAEFTEGTRFQEILDDPTVEKASAVKRVLFCSGKVYFDLAQHKEKNQRDDVAIVRFEQLFPLPPGQVNAIIDRYAGAELYWVQEESRNAGAWSYISEHFIYNEAIGRKLTYVGRPATASPATGYKKVHEHEQLALIERAFG, from the coding sequence ATGAGCAACTTTTCCCACATCGCCAACGCGCACCCTTCCTACATCGAAAATCTGTACCAGACCTTCCTGCAGGACGCGACGGCGGTGGACGAAACCTGGCGCGACTTCTTCCTCGGTTTCGACTACGCCTCCGGCCACCAGAACGGCAGCGCCAGCGGCAACAAAATGCCCGTGGCCGCCGACGGCAGCATCGACTGGGAGCACGTCGCCAAGGAAATCAAGGTATTTGCCCTAATCAAAGCCTACCGCACCCGGGGCCACATGGACGCTTCCATCGACCCCATCAATGAATTCGACGACCCGGACGCGATCCTGGACCTGCAGGATTTCGGCCTCGCCGAATCCGACCTGGAGGTGGAGTTCCTCGCCGCCAAGCAGCTCTTCTTTGAGGGCAAGGCGCCGCTGAAGGACATCATCGCCAAACTCAACGAAGTCTACCTCGGCTCCATCGGCTTTGAGTTCGACCACATCTTCCTCCGCGCCAAGCGCCGGTGGTTGCGGACGCGCATCGAGCAGCATCAGCCCAATAAGGCCTACAGCCTGGATGGTGAGGACAAGAAACACATCCTCTCCCGCCTCAACGACGCGGTTGGATTTGAGGATTTCCTGAAGACCAAGTACGTCGCCCAGAAGCGCTTCGGCCTGGAGGGTGGCGAAGCGGCCATCGTTGGGTTGGATACCATTATCGACCAGGCGTCCATCGAGGGCGTCGAGGAAGTCGTGATCGGCATGGCCCACCGCGGCCGCCTGAACGTGCTGGCCAACATCATGGGTAAGTCCTACGAATCCATCTTCCAGGAGTTCGAAGGCGTAACGCCCGACGACGTGAAGGGCGATGGCGACGTAAAGTACCACATGGGCTACAGCAGCATCCGCGGCACCCGCGCCGGCAAGGAAGTTAACGTCAAGCTGGCCCCGAACCCCAGCCATCTGGAGGCCGTCGGGCCCGTCGTGGAGGGTTTCGCCCGCGCCAAGGCGGACGAGCTATACGATAACGACTACGACAAGATCCTCCCCATCCTCATCCACGGCGACGCGGCGGTGGCCGGCCAGGGCGTCGTCTTCGAAACCGCCCAGATGAGCGAACTGGATGCGTACACCACCGGTGGCACGATCCACTACATCATCAACAATCAGATCGGTTTCACCACCGACCAGGAGGACGCCCGCACGAGCATCTACGCCAGCGGCGTGGCGAGCGTGGTGCAGGCCCCCGTCTTCCACGTAAACGGTGACGACCCGGAGGCGGTCATGTTCGTCAGCCGCATGGCCGTCGAGTACCGCAACGAGTTTAATTCCGACGTTTTCATCGACATGCTTTGCTACCGCAAGCACGGCCACAACGAAGGCGACGACCCGGGTTATACTCAGCCGGGCATGTATCAAAAGGTCAAGAAGCACTCCGACGTCCGCAAACTCTACATCCAGCAATTGGTGGAACGGGGCGACCTGGAAAAGGCGGAAGCCCTCCAGATGGGCAAAGATTTCAAAGCCCGCCTCCAGGGCATCTTCGACAAGGTCAAGAAGCAGGAGCTCCCCTACAAGTACCAGCCACCGGAGGAAGCCTGGCGCGCGCTTAACAGCGACCACTGGAAGATGTCCGAGTTCGAGCAGAGCCCCGAAACGGGTGTGGCCAAGGACCGGATCGAGAGCGTCCTTCAGCACCTCGTCAGCCTCCCCGACGACTTCACGCCGGTGAATAAGGTGGACCGCCTGTTCAAGAGCTACAATAAGTCCATCGAGGAAAACAAACTCGACTGGGCACTCGGCGAACTGACCGCCTACGCCACTCTCCTGCTGGAAGGCAAGGATGTGCGCATGACGGGCCAGGACGTCCGCCGCGGCACCTTCAGCCACCGCCACGCCGTGCTGGTCAGTAAGGATGGCGAAACGACCTACAACCGCCTCGACGGCATGAACGAGGACCAGGGCAAGATGCGCATCTTCAACTCCCTGCTGAGTGAATTTGCCGTCCTCGGCTTCGAATACGGTTACGCTACGGCGGACCCGAACAACCTCGTCGTTTGGGAAGCCCAGTTCGGCGATTTCGCCAATGGCGCGATGACGATCTTCGATCAGTTCGTCAGCAGCGGCGAAAGCAAGTGGGCGCGGATGAACGGCCTCACGGTGCTTTTACCCCACGGGTACGAAGGTCAAGGACCGGAGCACTCCAGCGCCCGCCTCGAACGCTTCCTCCAGCTCTGCGCGGAGTACAATATGGTGGTGACGAACATCACGATGCCGGCCAACTTCTTCCACGCCCTTCGCCGCCAGTTAGCCTGGGATTTCCGTAAGCCGATGATCAACATGAGCCCGAAGTCCGGCCTGCGCCACCCAATGGCCGTAAGCCAAGTGGCGGAATTCACGGAGGGCACCCGCTTCCAGGAGATTCTCGACGACCCCACGGTGGAGAAGGCGTCCGCCGTCAAGCGCGTCCTTTTCTGTAGTGGCAAGGTCTACTTCGATCTCGCCCAACACAAGGAAAAGAACCAGCGCGACGACGTCGCCATCGTCCGCTTCGAGCAGTTGTTCCCACTGCCTCCCGGGCAGGTCAACGCCATCATCGATCGTTACGCCGGTGCCGAGTTGTACTGGGTGCAGGAGGAGAGCCGCAACGCGGGCGCCTGGTCCTACATCAGCGAGCACTTCATCTACAACGAGGCCATTGGCCGCAAACTCACCTACGTTGGCCGCCCGGCCACGGCTTCGCCGGCGACTGGCTACAAGAAAGTGCACGAGCACGAGCAGTTGGCGTTGATTGAGCGGGCGTTTGGGTAA
- a CDS encoding T9SS type A sorting domain-containing protein, whose product MKHLTTKLTLLFLLSWASSLTAQNNPSWPDTLNVLVPFYFEDGIGNKDTVFVGFSDEATDAINSHLGEVDITGQPFDSIFEVRVAELNRRYRPEFGLKYSGKTGYYNRVYDFRSSTIPCINYSSTRIIEFVVNVNHYPIKVSWDSSVFREGGDLYCIANSLITNNYAEPILDRWWEFAAPNDLDFKCLAVQNSTHSFEPFASRFVNSPFDPTGAFIVLPEEGSSGPDTMAILSFSLNYGNIETPPCHDILAPVSNPAEELPFTVYPNPATSNLRVTLPENSLATNFRFDIYSAYGRLLQSGRLGVGGSIDVADLATGTYCLRLVDEATGETGVVMWVKR is encoded by the coding sequence ATGAAACACCTAACGACAAAACTTACGCTACTTTTTCTTCTATCCTGGGCATCATCGCTCACCGCACAAAACAACCCCTCTTGGCCGGACACCCTCAATGTACTCGTCCCTTTCTACTTTGAAGACGGCATTGGTAATAAGGATACCGTATTCGTTGGGTTTAGTGACGAAGCAACAGATGCAATCAATTCACATTTGGGAGAAGTTGATATTACGGGTCAGCCATTCGATAGCATTTTTGAAGTCCGAGTCGCGGAGTTGAATCGCAGGTATAGACCAGAATTCGGTTTGAAGTATTCTGGTAAAACGGGTTATTATAATCGAGTCTATGATTTTCGGTCTTCTACCATCCCCTGTATTAATTATTCCTCCACTAGGATCATCGAGTTCGTAGTAAACGTTAATCACTATCCAATTAAAGTTTCTTGGGATTCAAGCGTGTTCAGAGAAGGTGGAGATTTGTATTGTATTGCGAATTCGTTGATTACCAATAATTACGCCGAACCAATTTTGGACCGATGGTGGGAATTTGCAGCTCCCAATGATCTGGACTTTAAATGTTTAGCGGTTCAGAACAGTACTCACAGTTTTGAACCATTCGCTTCTAGATTTGTGAATTCTCCTTTTGACCCTACGGGAGCATTTATCGTGTTACCAGAAGAAGGCAGCTCTGGGCCAGATACAATGGCCATCTTGTCATTTTCACTTAATTACGGAAATATTGAAACCCCTCCCTGCCACGACATCCTAGCCCCCGTATCCAACCCCGCCGAAGAACTTCCCTTTACGGTTTATCCCAACCCAGCCACCAGCAATTTGCGGGTCACGCTTCCGGAGAACAGCCTGGCTACCAATTTTCGGTTTGACATCTACTCTGCTTATGGTCGTCTCCTGCAATCGGGGCGGCTTGGGGTTGGTGGCTCCATTGATGTTGCGGACCTAGCTACCGGCACCTATTGCTTGCGCCTGGTGGATGAGGCGACGGGGGAGACGGGCGTGGTGATGTGGGTGAAGCGGTGA
- a CDS encoding T9SS type A sorting domain-containing protein, whose product MNNLSLRLIGALVCLALNSLHAQSNYEWPDTLNVLVPFYFEDGIGNKDTVFVGFSDEATDAINSHLGEVDITGQPFDSIFEVRVAELNRRYSPKFGLRYSGKTGYFNRVYDFRSSTIPCINYSFTRIIEFVVNVDHYPIKVSWDSSVFREGGDLYCIANSLITNNYAEPILDRWWEFAAPNDLDFKCLAVQNSTHSFEPFASRFVNSPFDPTGAFIVLPEEGSSGPDTMAILSLSLYYGNVQSPPCHDILAPVSNPTEELPFTVYPNPATSNLRVTLPENSLATNFRFDIYSAYGRLLQSGQLEVGGSIEVADLATGTYCLRLVDEATGETGVVMWVKR is encoded by the coding sequence ATGAATAACTTAAGTCTTAGGTTAATTGGTGCGCTTGTATGCTTGGCGCTAAATAGTCTGCATGCGCAGAGCAACTACGAATGGCCAGATACCCTCAATGTGCTCGTCCCTTTCTACTTTGAAGACGGCATTGGTAATAAGGATACCGTATTCGTTGGGTTTAGTGACGAAGCAACAGATGCAATCAATTCACATTTGGGAGAAGTTGATATTACGGGTCAGCCATTCGATAGTATTTTTGAAGTCCGAGTTGCGGAGTTGAATCGCAGGTATAGTCCAAAATTCGGTTTGAGGTATTCTGGTAAGACGGGTTATTTTAATCGAGTTTATGATTTTCGGTCTTCTACCATCCCATGTATTAATTATTCCTTCACTAGGATCATCGAATTCGTAGTAAATGTTGATCACTATCCAATTAAAGTTTCTTGGGATTCAAGCGTGTTCAGAGAAGGTGGAGATTTGTATTGTATTGCGAATTCGTTGATTACCAATAATTACGCCGAACCAATTTTGGACCGATGGTGGGAATTTGCAGCTCCCAATGATCTGGACTTTAAATGTTTGGCGGTTCAGAACAGTACTCACAGTTTTGAACCATTCGCTTCTAGATTTGTGAATTCTCCTTTTGACCCTACGGGAGCATTTATCGTGTTACCAGAAGAAGGAAGTTCTGGGCCAGATACAATGGCCATCTTGTCACTGTCACTTTACTACGGAAATGTTCAAAGCCCTCCCTGCCACGACATCCTAGCCCCCGTATCCAACCCCACCGAAGAACTTCCCTTTACGGTTTACCCCAACCCAGCCACCAGCAATTTACGGGTCACGCTTCCGGAGAACAGCTTGGCTACCAATTTTCGGTTTGACATCTACTCTGCTTACGGTCGTCTGCTGCAATCTGGGCAGCTTGAGGTTGGTGGCTCTATTGAAGTAGCGGACCTGGCTACCGGCACCTATTGCTTGCGTCTGGTGGATGAGGCGACGGGGGAGACGGGCGTGGTGATGTGGGTGAAGCGGTGA
- a CDS encoding T9SS type A sorting domain-containing protein — MNAKFVISIFGIIVSCSCLTAQNTPSWPDTLNVLVPFYLEDGIGNKDTVYLGFSDNVQDTINPNLGEVDLTDQPFDSVFEVRLVNFNRRSNVNSGINYSGKVGYARRSYRFRSNTTPCINYVVTRGFEFLVRVKHYPVTITWDPSEFRSGGDLECISKSFITNSYVELVQDEWWNLTMPNGFDFSCLGTADGEHQFYPIDLAEAPFDPFGAFAILPVAGEPQPDTLAIYPISLYYGSIDSQPCHDILAPVSNPTEELPFTVYPNPATSNLGVTLPENSLATNFRYDMYSAYGRLLQSGRLGVGGSIEVADLTTGTYCLRLVDEATGETGVVMWVKR, encoded by the coding sequence ATGAATGCTAAATTTGTAATTTCTATTTTTGGAATAATTGTTTCTTGCAGTTGTCTCACCGCACAAAACACCCCCTCCTGGCCGGACACCCTAAATGTACTCGTTCCCTTTTATCTTGAGGATGGTATAGGGAACAAAGACACTGTTTATTTAGGTTTTAGCGATAACGTGCAGGACACGATAAACCCAAATTTGGGGGAGGTTGACTTGACCGATCAGCCTTTTGATAGCGTATTTGAAGTAAGATTAGTTAATTTTAATAGAAGAAGTAATGTTAATTCAGGAATTAACTATTCAGGTAAGGTTGGATATGCAAGAAGATCTTACAGATTTAGGTCCAACACTACACCTTGTATAAATTATGTGGTAACTAGAGGTTTTGAATTCTTAGTGAGAGTAAAGCATTATCCAGTCACCATTACTTGGGATCCTAGCGAGTTCAGGAGTGGCGGGGACTTGGAATGCATTTCTAAATCATTTATAACCAATTCATACGTGGAGCTGGTTCAGGATGAATGGTGGAATTTAACTATGCCAAATGGTTTTGATTTCAGCTGCTTAGGAACAGCAGATGGGGAGCATCAATTTTATCCGATCGACTTGGCTGAAGCCCCTTTTGATCCATTCGGTGCATTCGCAATATTGCCCGTAGCAGGAGAGCCGCAACCAGATACTTTAGCAATTTATCCCATATCACTTTATTACGGGAGCATAGACAGCCAGCCCTGCCACGACATCCTAGCCCCCGTATCCAACCCCACCGAAGAACTTCCCTTTACGGTTTACCCCAACCCAGCCACCAGCAATTTGGGGGTCACGCTTCCGGAGAACAGCCTGGCTACCAATTTTCGGTATGACATGTACTCTGCTTACGGTCGCCTGCTGCAATCGGGAAGACTGGGGGTTGGTGGCTCCATTGAAGTAGCGGACTTGACTACCGGCACCTACTGCCTGCGCCTGGTGGATGAGGCGACGGGGGAGACGGGCGTGGTGATGTGGGTGAAGCGGTGA
- a CDS encoding helix-turn-helix domain-containing protein gives MDGKYGLGPTPGSVMRALADRHKQLRKDKGYSQAEMAKRSGVSLGSLKRFEQSGQISLINLIRLMNLLGRLDDFRTVMERKFDPKEAAKLFTSSTGEG, from the coding sequence ATGGATGGTAAGTATGGTTTAGGGCCCACCCCCGGTTCGGTGATGCGGGCGTTGGCAGACCGGCATAAGCAGTTACGTAAGGATAAAGGATACAGCCAGGCGGAGATGGCGAAGCGGTCCGGGGTATCCCTGGGGAGTTTGAAGCGCTTCGAGCAAAGCGGGCAAATCTCATTGATCAACCTTATCCGGCTCATGAATCTGCTAGGTCGGTTGGATGATTTCCGGACGGTGATGGAACGCAAGTTTGACCCGAAGGAAGCGGCTAAGCTGTTTACTTCCTCAACCGGGGAGGGATGA
- a CDS encoding type II toxin-antitoxin system HipA family toxin produces the protein MKRLNVNLDFGVETYSVGQLVNDAGEILFRYNAQFLERGYNLSPFRLKMNAEPQTASVDFFEGLFGVFSDSLPDGWGRLLMDRYLRERNLLADGFNVLDRLAYVGTNGMGALTYQPAKEASGHFKGLDLDKIATASAEVLRGEDVDVVEQLVQLTGSSGGARPKITALYNATADELMSWPPREAPPPGFAEWLIKFPATIDPPDIARIELFYADLARKAGLEVAPTRLFTGASGATYFGTQRFDRRGNERLHLHTVAGILHDNFRYPNLDYGHVMHAAYELEQDSSVYERVLRLAAFNVYAHNLDDHSKNISFLMDRYGKWTLAPAYDLTFSHSPHGYHSMSVAGVAKAPGFADLKRLAEEFGVVDAGDIIAEVRQTVLASLTDLDQYQLSTSSAKEIRQTLRAVSKS, from the coding sequence ATGAAACGGCTGAACGTAAATTTGGATTTCGGGGTGGAAACCTATTCTGTGGGCCAGCTCGTAAACGATGCGGGGGAGATTCTTTTTCGTTACAATGCCCAATTTTTGGAGCGGGGCTATAATCTCTCACCGTTCCGCTTAAAAATGAACGCGGAGCCACAGACGGCGAGTGTCGACTTTTTTGAAGGGTTATTCGGCGTTTTTAGTGATAGCCTACCCGACGGTTGGGGGCGGCTGCTCATGGACCGCTATTTACGTGAGCGCAACCTGTTGGCAGACGGATTTAACGTGCTCGATCGCCTGGCATACGTCGGAACTAATGGTATGGGGGCGCTTACCTACCAACCCGCTAAAGAGGCCAGCGGCCACTTCAAAGGCTTAGACCTGGATAAAATCGCCACTGCCTCCGCTGAGGTATTGCGCGGCGAAGATGTGGACGTGGTGGAACAACTCGTACAACTAACGGGCTCATCCGGTGGGGCACGGCCTAAGATTACGGCACTCTACAATGCTACCGCAGACGAATTAATGTCGTGGCCGCCCAGAGAAGCACCGCCTCCAGGTTTTGCGGAGTGGCTCATCAAATTTCCGGCAACCATTGATCCACCAGATATCGCAAGGATTGAACTATTCTATGCAGATCTGGCTCGCAAAGCTGGGCTCGAAGTTGCCCCGACGCGGCTCTTTACCGGAGCATCCGGTGCAACGTATTTCGGAACCCAACGCTTTGATCGTAGAGGAAACGAAAGATTGCACCTACACACCGTAGCCGGTATCCTGCACGATAATTTTCGTTATCCCAATCTCGACTATGGCCACGTAATGCACGCCGCTTACGAACTGGAACAGGATTCCTCCGTATACGAGCGCGTACTTCGACTTGCCGCCTTCAACGTGTACGCGCACAATTTGGATGACCACTCCAAGAATATCTCTTTTTTGATGGACCGGTACGGCAAATGGACACTTGCGCCAGCCTACGATCTCACCTTCTCCCATTCTCCACACGGCTACCATAGTATGTCCGTGGCGGGAGTTGCGAAAGCGCCGGGCTTCGCAGACCTCAAGCGCCTGGCAGAAGAATTTGGCGTTGTCGATGCCGGTGACATCATTGCTGAGGTGCGCCAAACGGTCCTCGCGAGCCTCACTGATCTGGATCAATACCAATTATCAACAAGCTCCGCAAAGGAAATCAGGCAAACTCTGCGAGCCGTGAGTAAAAGTTGA
- a CDS encoding amidase: MLKRTLPLLAIALICFATGMAVNDELTKADLFAAARVLGLDFLDDDEVELMLEDVQEQTATLEKLGEISIDNGVSPALAFNPVLRPDQLPASNTVSAPAAAPDVLTVNATTTPLQWMTVKQLGTLIKGGDITSRQLTEFFLKRLKEHDPTLHCVITLTEERALAQADKMDAELAAGKYRGPLHGIPYGAKDLLAAKGYKTTWGAKPYRDQTIDVDAAVIEQLDEAGAVLVAKLTLGALAWGDVWYGEMTRNPWDPTKGSSGSSAGSASAVAAGLVPFAIGTETLGSIVSPSTVCGTTGLRPTFGRVSRYGAMALSWSMDKVGPITRTAEDAGLVLAHMAHYDPRDAHAIEAGFQYRWPTEAARGKRIGYLKSVMDGDYPFHEQDSTVLAALRGRGYELVPIELPEAPDISFILSVEAAAAFDALTRSNQDDELTRQVRRAWPNTFRTAHFVPAVAYVQANRLRRQLMEDMDKVLTEADVDVYVNPSWHSSSLFITNMTGHPCISVPNGMNAEGTPTSVTFTGKLFHEQAIVDVAHAYQMASEWEEVHPEGF, translated from the coding sequence ATGCTGAAACGCACCCTCCCCCTGCTTGCCATCGCCCTGATTTGTTTCGCCACCGGCATGGCCGTCAACGACGAACTGACGAAGGCTGATCTGTTCGCCGCCGCCAGGGTCCTGGGTTTGGACTTCCTCGATGACGATGAGGTTGAGCTGATGTTGGAGGACGTCCAGGAGCAGACGGCTACCCTGGAGAAGTTGGGGGAGATCTCCATCGATAACGGCGTATCCCCCGCACTGGCGTTCAATCCCGTACTTCGTCCGGACCAACTTCCTGCGTCCAATACCGTCTCTGCACCCGCGGCAGCGCCCGATGTACTGACCGTGAACGCGACGACTACGCCCCTGCAGTGGATGACCGTGAAGCAACTCGGGACCCTCATCAAGGGGGGCGACATTACGAGCCGGCAACTGACGGAATTCTTCCTGAAACGACTGAAAGAACACGACCCGACGCTGCACTGCGTGATCACCCTGACCGAGGAACGCGCCCTGGCCCAGGCCGATAAAATGGACGCCGAACTCGCCGCCGGAAAGTACCGCGGCCCGCTGCACGGTATCCCCTACGGCGCCAAGGACCTGCTCGCCGCGAAGGGCTACAAAACGACCTGGGGCGCCAAACCGTACCGGGACCAGACCATCGACGTGGACGCCGCCGTGATCGAACAACTCGACGAAGCCGGGGCCGTGCTCGTGGCCAAACTGACCCTCGGTGCCCTCGCCTGGGGCGACGTTTGGTACGGCGAAATGACCCGCAACCCCTGGGACCCGACCAAGGGCAGCAGTGGTTCCTCCGCTGGATCAGCCAGCGCGGTTGCCGCCGGATTGGTGCCCTTTGCCATCGGGACGGAGACGCTCGGGAGCATCGTCAGCCCCAGCACGGTTTGCGGAACGACGGGGCTGCGGCCCACCTTCGGCCGGGTAAGCCGCTACGGTGCCATGGCCCTGAGTTGGAGTATGGACAAGGTCGGGCCGATCACCCGGACGGCCGAAGACGCCGGCCTCGTGCTCGCCCACATGGCCCACTACGACCCGCGGGACGCCCACGCCATCGAGGCCGGGTTCCAGTACCGCTGGCCCACCGAAGCGGCGCGGGGTAAGCGGATTGGGTACCTCAAATCCGTGATGGACGGCGATTATCCTTTCCACGAGCAGGATTCTACGGTGCTCGCCGCGTTGAGGGGTAGAGGTTACGAACTCGTACCCATCGAGCTGCCCGAAGCGCCGGATATCAGCTTCATTCTCAGCGTGGAGGCCGCCGCCGCCTTCGACGCCCTGACGCGCAGCAACCAGGACGATGAATTGACGCGGCAAGTCCGCCGGGCCTGGCCGAATACTTTCCGGACAGCGCACTTCGTCCCGGCCGTCGCGTACGTGCAGGCCAACCGCCTCCGCCGCCAGTTGATGGAGGATATGGATAAGGTGCTAACCGAAGCGGACGTAGACGTATACGTCAACCCCAGCTGGCATTCGAGCAGTCTATTTATTACGAATATGACGGGCCACCCCTGTATTTCCGTCCCGAACGGAATGAACGCGGAGGGTACGCCGACGAGCGTTACGTTTACGGGCAAGCTATTTCACGAGCAAGCGATTGTGGACGTGGCGCACGCGTACCAGATGGCTAGTGAGTGGGAGGAGGTGCATCCGGAGGGATTTTGA